A single window of Lutzomyia longipalpis isolate SR_M1_2022 chromosome 1, ASM2433408v1 DNA harbors:
- the LOC129785891 gene encoding uncharacterized protein LOC129785891 codes for MVRHREHQENVRLVRLVKQNPCLYDFGMSEYSDREHIEKVWKKIAQEMGDNPQNVRDKWRNLRTVFLRKLKAEQNGQTLKCRYYLMDEMKFIMPFVKMTVPYQIASKQTTTDEEVTLDTSKNTDEDEETTTNTKRRIRSRRLKPVETVEEPRECEEYEVVLEEPFPQTSTASDSEKKKLIRSLIHEIDTENETYSINYGEVKTQKRKYSSSDTENPRKMFLLSLLPEMEQMTDKQMSFFRRKVLALLDDILYGDD; via the exons ATGGTGAGACACAGGGAACACCAGGAGAATGTGCGCCTTGTACGGTTGGTTAAGCAAAATCCCTGCCTGTATGATTTTGGCATGTCTGAATACTCAGATCGGGAGCATATAGAGAAAGTTTGGAAGAAAATCGCGCAAGAAATGGGAGACAATC CACAAAATGTCCGAGATAAGTGGAGGAATTTGCGAACAGTATTCCTGCGAAAATTGAAAGCAGAACAAAATGGGCAAACACTTAAATGTCGATACTATCTTATggatgaaatgaaattcatcatgCCGTTCGTGAAGATGACCGTACCATATCAGATTGCATCCAAACAAACCACCACCGATGAGGAAGTCACATTGGACACATCGAAGAATACAGACGAAGATGAGGAGACAACAACAAATACAAAGCGACGCATCCGGAGTAGACGTCTGAAACCTGTGGAAACAGTGGAAGAACCGCGGGAATGTGAAGAGTACGAAGTTGTTCTGGAGGAACCCTTCCCACAAACATCCACAGCAAGTGATTCCGAGAAGAAGAAACTGATTCGTAGCCTCATTCATGAGATTGATACGGAAAATGAGACGTATTCCATCAACTACGGTGAGGTGAAGacacaaaaaaggaaatattcaTCTTCAGACACGGAAAACCCACGGAAGATGTTCTTGCTGAGTCTCCTTCCGGAAATGGAACAAATGACTGACAAACAAATGAGCTTCTTTCGACGCAAAGTTCTTGCCCTGCTGGATGACATACTCTACGGCGATGACTAA
- the LOC129785907 gene encoding actin-related protein 2/3 complex subunit 4 — protein sequence MAATLKPYLTAVRHTLTAAMCLSNFSSQVVERHNKPEVEVKSSRELLLTPVVISRNEKERVLIETSVNSVRISIAVKQADEIEKILCHKFTRFMMMRAENFIILRRKPIDGYDISFLITNFHTEQMYKHKLVDFVIHFMEEIDKEISEMKLAVNARARICSEEFLKRF from the exons ATGGCTGCAACATTGAAGCCCTATTTAACTGCAG TTCGCCACACTCTGACGGCAGCAATGTGTCTTTCCAATTTCTCATCGCAAGTTGTGGAGCGGCACAATAAACCCGAAGTGGAGGTGAAAAGCAGCCGGGAGCTACTCCTTACACCTGTTGTCATTTCCCGGAATGAGAAGGAACGTGTGCTCATTGAGACGAGCGTAAATTCCGTGCGAATCAGCATTGCCGTGAAGCAGGCGGATGAAATTGAGAAGATTCTCTGCCACAAATTCACACGATTCATGATGATGAGAGCTGAAAACTTCATTATTCTCCGCCGGAAACCCATCGATGGCTACGACATAAGTTTCCTCATTACGAACTTCCACACTGAGCAAATGTACAAGCATAAACTCGTTGATTTCGTTATTCACTTCATGGAGGAAATTGATAAGGAGATCAGTGAAATGAAGCTGGCTGTCAATGCCAGAGCACGAATTTGCTCAGAAGAATTCCTCAAGAGGttctaa
- the LOC129797857 gene encoding cyclin-G-associated kinase, with the protein MSEFFKSAIEYFNPGANGGYENEFVGQVVEVGALKLRIKRVIAEGGFAFVYVAQDIHSNVEYALKKLIGADKAACNTIINEINIHKQLSGHPNIVTFVAASFIDRTQSAQGNAEYLLVTELCKGGSLVDCLQCALDPPTVLRVFYQAARAVKHLHSQHPPITHRDIKIENFLIGTDGLLKLCDFGSSTTDVYKPDMTWSAQQRNNLEDQLATVTTPMYRSPEQLDTWSNYEIGPNTDVWALGCILYALCFQKHPFEDSAKLRILNANYTIPSEQRYACFHDVIKGCLQVDPNRRFDISTVLERLAAIAETKEWSLKGQLDLKGKPLHTPNNETPHASPHHAANRVAPPPRPAPPPQASPLPVHRPAPPRPSEAPRKPVQMPPNTNHPPMDPYQQQQQHGGSGLFSSLRGGAGSFLKNLRDTSSKVMQTMQQTIARTDLDISYITSRIVVMPCPSEGLESAYKTNNIDDVKIFLESRQSLAKMSTYNLGPRTCPRLPPPVRTVECGFMYMPAAPKAPFLHAMYSIAEDMYGFLCTDPKNVIIVQSADGGKATAATMVAALLIYADLVKEPEDAMQIFAVKRIPPNMKPSELRYLYYLGDILRSTPHLPHYKPVTLISISVAPVPRMTKARDGCRMYMEIMCHDRTVFSTIQDYDKMHLYHASEGKISIPVNITVCGDVTVSIYHARNALKGMGRPQGLKVCQFQLHTGFIPEEETLIDFDKPDLDDVPDIEHVPVRFHVSLSIIVGDAEKLPQITLPWLTAKPPRDPQNLFSTALEYEEAVDNFISKPGRPSVPSSAAPPPARPPPPPPQASAHVPQQQAFMPPNIPVEPSAAAEAQDAILTGIDLLNVTKSDYDEPVQDSKISTEKSFDLLGSFDSGTTADVLTSNGGQYSNGTQNAVPNLLEDLHHPQSSPASMHLKDLNFDVFSSHQGVAPSKANDAKFDPFASNYMEPTEVLQPRNAEAKPMEKSPEQPAAAVDPFSDLDSLAGGLNANWGQRKAPTPSPQATQFSSPTHQYAGSQKVSPTPSQQTHKSPVESKADYSRTHFSETFQTADNQKAKGATGGDIFADILGSQGYTFGSKNSQGPRSINEMRKEEITKDMDPEKLKILEWTDGKKNNIRALLCSMHVILWSDAKWNKCEMHQLVSAADVKKAYRKACLAVHPDKQVGTENENIAKMIFMELNNAWSDFENDKSQQNMFQN; encoded by the exons atgagTGAGTTTTTCAAGTCGgctattgaatattttaatccaGGAGCAAATGGGGGCTATGAGAATGAGTTTGTTGGGCAAGTTGTTGAAGTTGGTGCTCTGAAATTGCGAATAAAACGTGTGATTGCCGAAG GCGGATTTGCGTTTGTTTACGTTGCTCAGGATATTCATTCGAACGTTGAGTATGCTCTCAAGAAGCTCATTGGTGCAGATAAGGCAGCTTGCAATacaataataaatgaaataaatatccACAAACAACTATCAGGACATCCCAATATTGTGACCTTTGTAGCAGCTTCATTTATTGATCGCACCCAATCTGCCCAAGGAAATGCTGAATATCTCCTAGTTACAGAGCTATGCAAAGGAGGTTCTTTGGTTGACTGCCTGCAATGTGCTCTGGATCCTCCAACAGTTCTTCGGGTGTTTTATCAAGCAGCTAGAGCAGTTAAACATCTCCATAGTCAACATCCACCAATTACGCACAGAGATATAAAG ATTGAGAACTTCCTTATTGGAACTGATGGACTCCTCAAGTTATGTGACTTTGGGTCATCTACGACGGATGTTTACAAACCAGACATGACTTGGTCTGCACAGCAGAGGAATAATCTGGAAGATCAATTAGCCACAGTGACAACACCAATGTATCGATCGCCCGAGCAATTGGACACATGGTCAAATTACGAAATAGGACCCAATACCGATGTTTGGGCGCTCGGATGTATCCTCTATGCTTTGTGCTTCCAAAAGCACCCATTTGAGGATTCTGCCAAGCTCAGAATACTCAATGCTAACTACACCATTCCAAGTGAACAACGATACGCTTGTTTCCATGATGTTATCAAGGGATGTCTTCAG GTTGACCCGAATAGACGCTTTGATATATCAACGGTGCTGGAGAGATTAGCTGCAATTGCCGAGACAAAAGAATGGTCCCTAAAGGGGCAACTTGATTTAAAGGGCAAACCCCTGCATACACCGAACAATGAGACACCGCACGCCAGTCCACACCATGCTGCAAATCGAGTAGCTCCACCACCACGTCCTGCACCACCACCTCAAGCATCCCCCTTGCCAGTGCATCGTCCTGCTCCACCACGTCCAAGTGAAGCTCCCCGGAAACCCGTTCAAATGCCCCCAAACACCAATCATCCCCCAATGGATCCGtaccagcagcagcagcaacatgGGGGAAGTGGATTGTTCTCATCTCTCCGTGGCGGTGCTGGGagttttctcaaaaatctCCGGGATACTTCATCGAAAGTCATGCAAACGATGCAGCAAACAATTGCACGCACTGATCTCGACATTAGCTACATTACATCGCGAATAGTTGTGATGCCGTGTCCATCGGAGGGTTTGGAATCGGCATACAAGACAAATAACATTGATGATGTGAAGATCTTTTTGGAAAGCCGACAGTCACTTGCCAAGATGAGTACGTACAATTTGGGCCCTAGAACCTGCCCGCGACTTCCACCGCCTGTTCGCACGGTTGAATGTGGTTTCATGTACATGCCAGCAGCTCCGAAGGCGCCCTTCTTGCACGCTATGTACTCCATTGCTGAAGATATGTATGGGTTCTTGTGTACTGACCCGAAAAATGTTATAATAGTTCAGAGTGCAGATGGGGGGAAGGCAACAGCAGCTACAATG GTGGCAGCCCTACTGATTTATGCGGATCTTGTGAAAGAACCCGAGGATGCAATGCAGATATTTGCCGTAAAGCGTATTCCACCAAATATGAAGCCATCTGAGCTGCGATATTTGTACTATCTAGGTGATATACTACGATCTACACCGCACTTGCCACACTACAAGCCAGTCACGCTGATTTCCATTTCCGTGGCACCTGTGCCGCGTATGACAAAGGCCCGCGACGGATGTCGTATGTACATGGAAATAATGTGCCATGATCGAACGGTATTCTCAACGATTCAAGACTACGATAAGATGCACCTGTATCATGCTTCCGAGGGAAAGATATCCATTCCTGTGAATATAACTGTGTGCGGTGATGTAACAGTATCGATTTATCATGCGAGGAATGCCCTAAAAGGCATGGGACGCCCCCAAGGACTGAAAGTATGTCAATTCCAATTGCACACGGGATTCATTCCGGAAGAAGAGACCCTAATTGACTTTGATAAGCCCGATTTGGATGATGTACCGGACATTGAGCATGTTCCAGTGAGATTTCACGTGTCACTAAGTATTATTGTGGGGGATGCCGAGAAATTGCCACAGATAACACTACCGTGGTTAACGGCAAAACCACCGCGAGATCCGCAAAATCTCTTTAGCACAGCATTAGAATACGAAGAGGCtgtagataattttatttctaaaccCGGTCGACCTAGTGTCCCATCATCAGCTGCACCACCACCTGCTCGtcctccaccaccaccaccccaaGCATCCGCGCATGTACCACAGCAGCAAGCATTCATGCCCCCCAATATTCCAGTGGAACCTTCTGCAGCGGCAGAAGCACAAGATGCAATACTAACAGGCATTGATCTTCTCAATGTGACTAAAAGTGATTATGACGAACCAGTGCAAGACTCAAAGATAAGCacagaaaaaagttttgatcTCTTGGGGAGCTTTGATTCGGGTACAACAGCGGATGTTTTGACATCCAACGGCGGACAATATTCCAATGGCACTCAGAATGCAGTTCCGAATCTTCTTGAGGATCTCCATCATCCACAATCTAGTCCAGCTTCGATGCATTTAAAGGATTTGAATTTTGACGTTTTCTCCTCCCATCAGGGTGTTGCGCCATCGAAGGCAAATGATGCTAAATTCGATCCCTTTGCCAGCAACTACATGGAACCCACAGAGGTGCTGCAGCCACGAAATGCCGAAGCGAAACCAATGGAAAAGTCCCCAGAACAACCAGCAGCAGCTGTTGATCCATTCTCGGATTTGGACAGCCTTGCGGGGGGATTGAATGCAAATTGGGGACAGCGAAAGGCACCAACCCCAAGTCCACAGGCAACACAATTCTCCAGTCCAACGCATCAGTATGCAGGATCGCAGAAAGTTTCACCAACTCCGAGTCAGCAGACACACAAGAGTCCCGTTGAATCGAAGGCTGACTACAGTCGTACGCACTTCTCGGAAACCTTCCAAACTGCGGATAATCAAAAGGCAAAAGGTGCAACTGGAGGGGATATATTTGCAGACATTCTCGGGAGTCAAGGATACACGTTTGGTAGTAAGAATTCACAAGGACCTCGTTCAATTAATGAAATGCGTAAGGAAGAGATAACAAAGGATATGGATCCGGAGAAATTGAAGATATTGGAATGG ACTGATGGCAAGAAGAATAACATTCGAGCCCTTTTGTGCTCAATGCACGTGATACTCTGGTCGGATGCAAAATGGAACAAATGCGAAATGCATCAACTTGTTAGTGCAGCGGATGTTAAGAAGGCGTACAGGAAAGCATGCTTAGCCGTACATCCTGATAAG caagTAGGAactgaaaatgagaatatagctaaaatgatttttatggagCTAAATAATGCATGGAGTGATTTTGAGAACGACAAATCGCAACAAAACATGTTccagaattaa
- the LOC129785832 gene encoding uncharacterized protein LOC129785832, translating to MDQFEEFIDPSQIKEEPDIEEDMEIDTTMQKSEEFWIEEEILEEEIPDESSDEDCLEEPEESVQYLHYDWLDEYYMENQRILPSSSEDEDEETSNNPPERCTSGNVDDEDFYKTAKDGTRWKKTPYVMQTPPARRVVHGPVNEVHIPEEEDLKHYQTHFLGLYLNPIIPIVTFYTNMEAERVFSSMGKVWKPIDDVEMSAFIGLLILNGILNLNSRPVKTIWSKLYGVNIFQSTMRRDRFLKILRFLRFDDKTTNCGGNLAPVQEIWDVLNHLLPTYLIPGPNLSVDEQIVDYSEITGSQKNIKYKANRGIDIIWLTDAATGYPLKGIAHVGKSKSSPSNTAAKANTVMNLTEGYFGTNRNITCNSDFTSLELANDLKANGLTITGTVGLSRKFIPLEFLPNKTRGVFSSIFGFSDNSTLVSYSPKKRKFVMLLSSMHQTPQISGEKNTPVILSHYNATKPGTNAVDLMIRNYTCQRRNVRWPVRFFLNMLDVAGLAAYIVYTRKYQLQYQSTAKCDQRRRFLQLTAEGLIRPHIERQKPRAAEMLPYMCDEPQQPLLVAAASGSSKSVARAYCHVCRARTRVNCNKCRRNTCRNHIKQICVKCFK from the exons atgGATCAATTTGAGGAGTTTATTGATCCATCTCAAATCAAGGAAGAGCCGGACATTGAAGAAGATATGGAAATTGACACAACTATGCAAAAGAGTGAAGAATTTTggattgaagaagaaattctggAAGAGGAAATCCCAGATGAATCTTCGGATGAAGATTGTTTGGAAGAACCAGAAGAATCTGTACAATACCTACATTACGATTGGTTGGATGAATACTACATGGAGAATCAAAGGATACTGCCCTCGTCGTCAGAAGATGAAGATGAGGAGACTTCCAACAATCCACCTGAACGATGCACTTCCGGAAATGTCGATGATgaagatttttacaaaactgcCAAAGATGGAACGAGGTGGAAAAAGACACCGTATGTTATGCAAACACCTCCTGCTCGTAGGGTAGTCCATGGACCTGTGAATGAAGTCCATATTCCCGAAGAAGAAG atTTAAAGCATTATCAGACACACTTCCTAGGACTCTATTTGAATCCAATCATCCCCATTGTAACGTTCTATACGAACATGGAGGCGGAACGTGTCTTTAGCTCCATGGGAAAAGTCTGGAAGCCCATAGATGATGTTGAAATGTCTGCATTCATTGGCCTCCTAATCCTGAATGGGATTCTCAATCTCAACTCACGCCCTGTTAAGACGATCTGGAGTAAGTTGTATGgggtgaatatttttcaaagtacAATGAGACGGGATAGATTCTTGAAGATTCTTCGTTTCTTGCGATTTGACGACAAAACTACCAACTGTGGGGGTAATTTGGCTCCTGTTCAAGAAATCTGGGATGTCCTGAATCATCTCTTGCCGACCTATTTGATCCCTGGACCAAATCTCTCAGTTGATGAGCAAATTGTGGATTACAGTGAGATAACTGGTTCTCAGAAGAACATAAAGTACAAGGCAAATCGCGGAATAGATATTATTTGGCTAACTGATGCAGCAACAGGCTATCCACTGAAAGGTATTGCCCATGTGGGTAAATCGAAGAGCTCACCAAGTAATACAGCAGCAAAAGCTAATACAGTGATGAACCTGACAGAGGGATACTTTGGGACAAACAGAAATATCACCTGCAACAGTGACTTCACATCCCTGGAATTGGCAAACGATTTGAAAGCAAACGGTTTGACCATTACAGGCACAGTGGGATTGAGTAGGAAGTTCATCCCACTTGAATTCCTACCCAATAAAACAAGAGgagttttctcttcaatttttggattttccgACAACTCCACATTGGTATCGTACTCACCGAAGAAGCGGAAATTCGTGATGCTTCTCTCATCAATGCATCAGACACCGCAGATTTCGGGCGAAAAGAATACCCCCGTGATCCTCTCACACTACAACGCCACAAAGCCAGGAACTAATGCAGTAGATCTCATGATTAGGAACTACACGTGCCAAAGGAGGAATGTACGATGGCCTGTACGCTTCTTCCTGAACATGTTGGACGTTGCTGGACTAGCAGCATACATTGTCTACACGAGAAAGTATCAACTTCAGTACCAATCTACGGCCAAATGTGATCAGAGACGACGTTTCTTGCAATTGACCGCTGAAGGACTCATCCGGCCGCACATTGAGAGACAAAAACCAAGAGCAGCTGAAATGCTGCCCTACATGTGCGATGAGCCACAGCAGCCACTACTTGTCGCAGCAGCATCAGGCTCATCGAAGTCTGTTGCAAGAGCATATTGTCACGTTTGCAGGGCACGTACACGTGTTAATTGCAATAAGTGCAGGAGGAATACTTGCAGAAATCACATTAAGCAAATTTgtgttaaatgttttaaataa
- the LOC129785926 gene encoding NADH dehydrogenase [ubiquinone] 1 beta subcomplex subunit 2, mitochondrial-like has translation MISSRSAILGRCVASALLRSTHGATQKEVVRRGHAWSYRTAAPPHPRSVVIGSHLVGGLMWWWILWHLWHEPEHITGEFPYPDPSKWTNAELGIPPDDADE, from the exons ATGATATCGTCGCGTAGTGCAATTTTAGGGCGCTGTGTTGCGAGTGCTCTTCTAAGGAGCACCCATGGGGCCACACAGAAGGAAGTGGTTCGACGCGGGCACGC CTGGTCCTATCGCACTGCCGCTCCGCCCCATCCCCGGTCGGTTGTCATTGGATCGCACTTGGTTGGTGGATTAATGTGGTGGTGGATTCTGTGGCATCTCTGGCATGAACCTGAACACATAACC ggCGAATTCCCCTATCCGGATCCATCGAAATGGACGAATGCTGAACTAGGAATACCTCCGGATGATGCAGAtgagtaa
- the LOC129785846 gene encoding retinal dehydrogenase 2, which translates to MANPNQQVVYTKLFINNEFVDAKSGKTFPTINPANCKKIADIAEADKEDVDAAVEAAKKAFARGSEWRNLDASARGRLLYKFADLVERDINILANLESLDNGKPFGDSVFDINCAIDTFRYYAGWADKIHGNTIPADGASLTLTRKEPVGVVGQIIPWNYPILMLAWKWGPAIAAGCTIVLKPAEQTPLTALHCCALAKEAGFPAGVINVVPGYGPTAGQAIAAHPGIHKVAFTGSVDVGKLVMEAAAKSNLKKVSLELGGKSPLVIFDDCNLDEAVEIAHNAIFANHGQNCCAGSRTFVQEGIYEEFVKRSVELAKKRKVGDAFGADVQQGPQVNDMIFNRILKYIESGKNEGAKVEFGGKRWGNQGYFIEPTIFSGVTDGMTIAKEEIFGPVQSILKFKTLEEVIERSNATNYGLASGIVTNNLNTALVFAQAVQAGSVWVNCYDAVVPQAPFGGFKQSGAGRELGEDGLDLYLETKTISIKLPTNNKKFT; encoded by the exons ATGGCTAATCCAAATCAACAAGTTGTTTATACTAAG CTCTTCATTAACAACGAATTCGTGGATGCAAAAAGCGGCAAGACGTTCCCAACAATTAATCCGGCAAACTGTAAGAAGATAGCTGATATTGCCGAAGCTGATAAA GAAGATGTCGATGCTGCTGTGGAGGCTGCAAAGAAAGCATTCGCCCGGGGTTCCGAATGGCGCAACTTAGATGCTTCCGCACGTGGACGTCTCTTGTACAAATTTGCTGATCTCGTGGAGAGGGATATTAACATCCTGGCCAACTTGGAATCCTTGGACAATGGCAAACCCTTTGGTGATTCCGTTTTTGATATAAACTGCGCCATCGATACTTTCCGCTACTATGCTGGTTGGGCTGATAAAATCCACGGCAACACCATCCCTGCCGATGGGGCATCACTTACACTCACCCGAAAAGAACCAGTGGGTGTTGTGGGACAAATTATCCCGTGGAACTACCCTATTCTTATGTTGGCTTGGAAATGGGGACCTGCAATTGCAGCTGGATGCACAATTGTCCTAAAGCCGGCTGAGCAAACTCCCCTAACTGCCCTACACTGTTGTGCTCTCGCAAAGGAAGCTGGCTTTCCAGCGGGTGTTATCAATGTAGTACCTGGTTATGGACCAACTGCAGGACAGGCCATTGCTGCGCATCCAGGCATTCACAAGGTTGCCTTTACTGGATCAGTAGATGTTGGAAAATTAGTCATGGAAGCTGCAGCCAAGTCGAATCTAAAGAAAGTTTCCTTGGAACTTGGAGGAAAGAGCCCGCTTGTTATCTTTGATGATTGCAACT TGGATGAAGCCGTTGAAATTGCTCATAATGCAATTTTCGCCAATCATGGTCAAAATTGCTGTGCAGGAAGCCGCACTTTTGTCCAGGAGGGCATTTACGAAGAGTTCGTTAAGAGATCAGTTGAATTGGCGAAGAAACGTAAAGTCGGTGATGCCTTTGGGGCTGATGTTCAGCAAGGACCTCAGGTGAATGATATGATTTTCAACAGGATCCTAAAGTATATTGAATCAGGGAAGAATGAGGGGGCCAAAGTGGAATTTGGCGGAAAACGATGGGGAAATCAAGGCTACTTCATCGAACCAACCATCTTCTCAGGCGTGACTGATGGCATGACTATTgcgaaagaagaaatatttggcCCTGTACAGAGCATTCTCAAGTTCAAGACGCTCGAGGAGGTCATTGAAAGGTCCAATGCCACCAATTATGGGCTAGCTTCTGGAATTGTAACAAACAATTTGAACACCGCATTGGTTTTCGCTCAAGCTGTTCAAGCTGGATCAGTTTG gGTTAATTGCTATGATGCTGTTGTTCCTCAAGCTCCATTTGGAGGTTTCAAACAATCCGGAGCTGGGAGAGAATT GGGTGAAGATGGGTTGGATTTGTACTTGGAAACCAAGACAATCAGCATCAAGTTGCcaacaaacaacaaaaaattcacataa
- the LOC129785893 gene encoding leucine-rich melanocyte differentiation-associated protein translates to MEINWSNVVFIESERRLILSELELHEIPDPIINLYHNRVNQLDISFNKLTSISGISLFTSMEELILDNNQLGDITFTRNSNLKLLSLNNNMIRNLDYLLENIEKSFPRLDYLSLLGNPCCPFPIYTGSIDEKKYQKYREKVLHCLPKLQFLDSTPVSLSERMKLLEKLPPIYPAECDRSVEKFTQISGLVRKTFSSIHQGRFGKNRPTTYNPLPPTVRVGQHRGAYVKCKFKYVGAHSEGNRFILNKDL, encoded by the exons ATGGAAATAAATTGGAGTAATGTCGTCTTTATAGAATCCGAAAGACGC CTCATCCTCTCTGAACTGGAACTCCATGAAATACCAGATccaattataaatttatatcACAACCGAGTAAATCAGTTGGATATTAGTTTCAACAAGTTAACTTCTATCTCGGGAATTTCTCTATTCACATCAATGGAGGAACTGATCTTGGACAACAATCAACTTGGAGACATTACTTTCACAAGAAATTCCAATCTTAAACTTTTATCACTAAACAATAATATG ATAAGAAATCTGGATTACCTCCTAGAGAATATTGAGAAGAGTTTTCCACGCTTGGATTACTTGAGCCTACTTGGAAATCCATGTTGCCCATTTCCCATATACACTGGCTCAATTGACGagaagaaatatcaaaaatatagagaaaaagttCTTCATTGCTTGCCGAAACTACAATTTCTGGACTCAACACCCGTGAGTTTGTCTGAGAGGATGAAGCTCTTGGAGAAATTGCCACCAATATATCCAGCTGAATGTGACAGAAGTGTTGAGAAATTCACACAAATATCTGGTTTAGTACGAAAGACTTTTTCTAGTATTCATCAAGGTCGTTTTGGGAAAAATAGGCCAACAACTTACAATCCCTTACCGCCAACAGTGCGCGTTGGCCAGCACCGGGGGGCTTATGTTAAATGTAAATTCAAGTATGTGGGAGCACACTCGGAAGGGAAtcgatttattttgaataaagaCCTCTAA
- the LOC129785892 gene encoding uncharacterized protein LOC129785892 encodes MKFLVIVQCFVALAVAAPQGYQYGLPKFSGDASLIGAGSGAHFSSLGGSGSASSFTSGAQFSHQHFRQYAPEIQKHVYVHVPPPEHEVLAAPRVINFDQPRKHYKIIFIKAPSPPAYQAPIIQPPAQDEEKTVVYVLVKKPDPQPDIHIPTPAPTVPAKPEVYFIKYNTHKDIGSDIRSQPIPHAPTAHTQSGAGSSLNHLSAHSSNTGSAFTGSGLSSGSSQLSGSSLGGSAASGSRVSVPHTQYGVPL; translated from the exons ATGAAGTTTTTAGTGATTGTGCAGTGTTTTGTGGCACTAGCTGTCGCTGCACCCCAAGGATACCAATATGGATTACCAAAATTCTCAGGGGATGCTAGTTTAATCGGTGCTGGATCTGGAGCACATTTTAGCTCACTCGGTGGTTCTGGTAGTGCTTCGTCAT TTACATCGGGCGCGCAATTTAGTCACCAACATTTCCGACAATATGCTCCTGAAATCCAAAAACATGTTTACGTCCACGTTCCACCCCCAGAACATGAAGTTCTCGCCGCACCACGAGTTATCAACTTTGACCAGCCGAGAAAACACTACAAGATAATATTCATCAAAGCCCCATCTCCTCCCGCGTACCAGGCACCAATTATTCAACCTCCAGCCCAAGATGAGGAGAAAACTGTGGTGTATGTTTTGGTGAAAAAGCCCGACCCGCAGCCGGATATTCACATCCCAACCCCAGCACCAACTGTACCGGCCAAACCTGAGGTGTACTTCATCAAGTACAACACACACAAGGATATTGGTTCAGATATTCGTTCCCAGCCAATTCCCCATGCACCCACGGCTCACACACAGAGTGGTGCTGGTAGCTCATTGAATCACTTGTCTGCACATTCAAGCAACACTGGGTCTGCATTCACAGGATCTGGCCTATCAAGTGGCTCCAGCCAGTTGAGTGGTTCTAGCCTTGGTGGTTCTGCTGCCTCAGGTTCTCGTGTTTCTGTACCACATACACAATATGGTGTACCTTTGTAA